CAGTCAGGACAGACAATCTGGAGATGACCAACAGGGAAGGGGAACCAAGAATGAAAATATAGGATGATATTGCAAATGATATATCCAAGATGTCTTTACTCATGCAAATTGTCATGAAGCATACTATGACCAACACCAAGTTGTAAAAGACCTGCACAAAAAAACAAGCCCATACACATGGAGAGTTTCCATGAGGTTATAGAGGATGGGAACAATTGGCCAGTTGTAAAAATTCGAGGGGTTCAGCTGACTTTTAATAGGGGAAAGTAGCTTGAGTCAAATATAAAATAGACAAGATCAAACTTCAGTCACAACTTTGTTGGTCCTCGGTCCGGTTAAATCAAGATAACAACATTTCAATACAAATGGCGCCAATGCAAATGCCTTACAGATGTTCTTCTCGAAGGTAGGGCCTACTGATTCAGATGTTAACAGCTGATTAGTTAGAGAAGGGCTCAATTCACATGACTATAAACATATCCTCTTAATATATGTTTGGGCCGCTGATTCTATATTGACAATGCAAAAGGGTTTATACCTTCTATGGAAACTCCGCCAGTGTAAAATAGTTCATAGCTTTAACAGAGGTCATCAAAATAAGGGTCACCTCAAGAAGGTTTGTACAAAGAATCTTTCAACAGTTGCTATAACCATGTACATGCAGCTTAGCATGTGAGCAATAAGCAAACAAACATTCTACGGTGTTCATTCACTAGTGATGGACTGACTTTGTGAACATGCTCATATCGTTGGTTCCAAGTTCGAATAATAGAGGAAAGTTGCATAGGCAGAGAGCCAGCATAAAGCTAGTCAGTTTACAGTGGATTTTCATAATGCAGAATATATTGTTGAATGCCCACGTAGGCACGCATTAGATCACAGCCGGGCGTTTGAGATGAGATCAAATGGAGCGACATGGCGAATGATGATTCATTTAGCCGACCGAAACTAGCTTAGGATAAGGCATAGTTGCTGTATTCAAGTTGACTATTGATGGACTCAAAGCAACACAACATTTCTAGAATGAAATTCACTAATTTATAGTCGCCAGCCCATTGAAATTCTGAAAATATGGTTGTTGCAAGCACCAACAGGATGCCGTGCTTGCCAAGATCAACTTCACATAAGTTACCATCTAACATTACAAAATTAAGTGACAATAAGCATGATTATTAATGCTAGGATAATCCACATAAAATATTCAGAACATTTAGAAATAACTAACCTCTTGAAGGGTAAACTTCTCATGAATAACAAGTGCCAAAACAGAGCACCCTCCCACAAGAATCCAATAACGGAAAGTGTCTAGCTCACGATCATATGAGCGCCTGACAACCCGATGGTACCTCATACACCAGACAATTGCCAAAGAGCTTCCAATAAAAACCAGTTTCATCACAGTGTTGTAAAGAGAGATGAAGTCAGTGAACAAATCCAGATACCGAGCCAAAAAAACAATAGCGTATAACTCCTGCGTCTTCAATGATATTCCTGAATACAGCAAAGACTCTCAGTGCCAACAATTTTCCAGCTACACGTCAGCCAGGTTGCAGCATTAGTATACTTTAAGCTACTGGATAATGCAACCAGTCCCTTCAATGGTTAAACTGGAAATATAATGTACAGGAAGATCCATACACACCGATGAAGGTACAACAACAGGTCATCTTCCATTCTTTTTCCGGTTCTTTTTGTTAATTTTTAGGGGGAGGGGAATACATAGACAAcgatattctataccatctagTATTCTGTTAAATTACCTGTCACATCCGTAATAATACCAAGGTGTTAATGACTATCTTTATTTGTAGTCTAAGTCCTAACATACCATACTTCATCTGGTTTGTCAATTTATTTTATTGACAACATCCTGTAGAaacgaacaacaacaacaacatacccactgaaatcccacaatgtggggtctagggagggtaaagtgtacgcagaccttacccctatctcggaagatagggaggctgtttccggaagaccctcggctcaagagaaaacacgaTAAGAAAAGAccagataagcacaagcagttcaaagcaaaatgaaaatgaaatgaaagaaagCCAAAAAGTCATGATAGAGCAGTCTGAGAAAAGgaagcagtagctaccacagataaacaagataatcgaagtacaaaaaacaacatatagtagcaagaatcaaaggacaatagactatatatcaaaactgcgactacctactagccttctaccgtaatctgagtcctccataacctTCTACcgtaatctgagtcctccataacctTCTATCTAAGGTCATTTCCTCGGTAGGCtggaactgcgccatgtcctgtcgaagcacctctccccaatacttcttcggcctacctctacctcctCTGAAACCacccatagctaacctctcacaccttcgcactggagcatctgtgtctctcctcctcacatgTCCAAAcaatctcagtctcgcttcccgcatcttgtcttccactgatgccactcccaccttatctcggatatcttcattcctaaacctatctcgcctggtgtgcccacacatccatcgcaacattctcatttccgcaactctcatcttttggacgtgagaACGAACATGTTAACATATGTCCCGTCCTGTTTACAAATTACTCATAATGCCACTGATTTCACTAAATGTCCTACACGAATCCAAATATCTACTTTATATGTGGCACAAACGTAACCTACTTAAAAGCTCTCCAAGGCTAGATATGAAGCAGACATAGTCACCAAGCATCAAAGAAGTTTCAAAACGTTATGTTCACAGATTCTGCGAGGTGAAATAAAAAAGAATGCTCACTCCTTGCAATCTCTCAGTAGGTCTAATAACGTTCAAGTCTAATAAAAAAGAATGCTCACTCGTTAATGTAATGTCACTACTTCCTTACAAATAAGGTATCCTGTGCATTGCCCAAAATTCACTAGCTAGCACATAAATGGAATAACATAGTGTCCTATTTAACTATATCAATATCCACATAACAATATCTTTTATTCATATTAATTTATCAAATGAACATTATTTTTTCACTAATGAACAGTATCCATTTCTGAATGCGTATAAAATCAGAAATATAGCTCGCAATTTGAACCCAATATATATTCAATTTAAGAGTCAATTAGATATGTATAAAGTAAAACTAGTCATTGAGGTTTCAACACGAATTAGGTCAATTGAAAACAGAAGCGTAAGAGGTTTCTCTGTTTCACCTTCTTATGCAAAACTATTACTACATAAACACTCAGATCCTATGTTTGCACGCCaatcacacacacacagagaCTGATTGAGGAAGTGAGAATGAAAATGCAAATTGAGACCTGAGCATGACTTGGTAGCATAGATTTTGAGGAGAAGAACTAAGACACTCATCAAATGTGTCATATCCCCTGCCAGTCTGAAGATATTCATGATTGATTCGTGCCCTAGA
Above is a genomic segment from Lycium barbarum isolate Lr01 chromosome 12, ASM1917538v2, whole genome shotgun sequence containing:
- the LOC132621959 gene encoding ER lumen protein-retaining receptor A-like; translation: MNIFRLAGDMTHLMSVLVLLLKIYATKSCSGISLKTQELYAIVFLARYLDLFTDFISLYNTVMKLVFIGSSLAIVWCMRYHRVVRRSYDRELDTFRYWILVGGCSVLALVIHEKFTLQEVFWAFSIYLEAVAILPQLVLLQRSGNVDNLTGQYVFFLGAYRAFYILNWIYRYLTEPHFTRWISCVSGLVQTALYADFFYYYFISWKNNAKLQLPA